One genomic segment of Chitinophaga sancti includes these proteins:
- a CDS encoding glycoside hydrolase family 5 protein — MVAFFATSFTVRAQQGAPPKFPEGFNIQKGVNIGYWLSESNGRNGTAQVDFFGEQDVVLLAQKGFDHLRIPIDEGELWNYKNEKYTDAFKYIHAAIGWCKANKLRVIIDLNTLKGHRLWSNDDEQDRFIDIWKELALELKKYPTNLVAYELLSNPAADSAAEWNDLLAKAIKAIREIDPKRVIVVSSNQNGSYSTFSQLKLPEGDNHIILNFHYYEPVYFTHYRYSGSRQQDYSGPVHYPGATITAKELNQQPATIRNLLAGSTQDYNEDIIADQIAIVARVAKKFKVPIICGEWGCTSLTPRKDRIRWYKDMKKALDKNTLSWTVWTYKGDFGIMADDGSEDDKLLKLLTKE; from the coding sequence ATGGTGGCATTCTTTGCCACTTCATTCACGGTTCGTGCCCAGCAAGGGGCGCCTCCGAAATTCCCTGAAGGCTTTAATATTCAGAAAGGGGTAAATATTGGTTACTGGCTATCAGAATCCAACGGCCGTAACGGTACAGCACAGGTTGATTTTTTTGGTGAGCAGGATGTGGTCTTACTCGCACAAAAAGGATTTGATCACCTACGTATACCTATTGATGAAGGTGAACTGTGGAATTATAAGAATGAGAAATATACAGATGCTTTTAAGTATATACATGCTGCCATAGGCTGGTGTAAAGCAAACAAGCTGCGTGTGATTATTGACCTGAATACACTGAAGGGACACCGCTTGTGGAGCAATGATGATGAGCAGGATCGCTTCATTGACATCTGGAAAGAACTGGCGCTGGAGCTGAAAAAATATCCAACAAATCTGGTAGCATATGAGTTACTCAGTAACCCGGCTGCAGATAGTGCTGCAGAATGGAATGACCTGCTGGCAAAAGCTATCAAAGCCATCCGTGAAATTGATCCTAAAAGAGTAATAGTAGTAAGTAGTAACCAGAATGGCAGTTACAGTACGTTTTCACAACTGAAATTACCTGAAGGAGACAATCACATTATCCTCAACTTCCACTATTACGAACCCGTTTACTTTACCCATTACCGTTATAGTGGCAGCAGACAACAGGATTACAGCGGACCGGTTCATTATCCCGGTGCAACGATCACTGCCAAAGAGCTGAACCAGCAACCGGCCACTATCAGGAACCTGCTGGCAGGTAGTACGCAGGATTATAATGAAGATATTATAGCAGATCAGATAGCAATCGTAGCGAGAGTTGCAAAGAAGTTTAAGGTGCCGATTATTTGTGGAGAATGGGGCTGTACAAGTCTTACACCCAGAAAAGACAGAATACGTTGGTACAAGGATATGAAAAAGGCGCTGGATAAAAACACGCTCTCCTGGACGGTGTGGACGTATAAAGGAGATTTTGGGATAATGGCCGATGATGGCAGTGAGGATGATAAACTACTCAAATTACTCACTAAGGAATAA
- a CDS encoding alanyl-tRNA synthetase, whose amino-acid sequence MAITTAKNTWVKWIRRVGIWGFLFFLVKGLVWLALAYWIVK is encoded by the coding sequence ATGGCAATAACAACAGCAAAAAATACCTGGGTAAAGTGGATCAGGAGGGTAGGAATCTGGGGTTTCCTGTTCTTTTTGGTAAAGGGATTGGTGTGGCTGGCGTTGGCGTATTGGATTGTGAAGTAG
- the secDF gene encoding protein translocase subunit SecDF, which yields MQLKGLVRFFAGALILISVYYLSFTFLVRSYESKVDLQAKNDVLKTNKSAVEKYPNSKEQQAFYQDTLTDLIKVRRQRILDSTSNQQIAGFPWYITYTKAKERELNLGLDLQGGMNVVLDVSVEDVIRSLSGHSTDAAFNQALRNAAEAKKTSQSDFVTLFGQEYQKVAPNGRLATIFANAYQKDINFNSSNADVLKVIRSEAGAAIKNTYLVLQKRIDKFGVASPNISLDESKGIISVELAGVDNPDRVRKYLQASANLEFREVYRNDADFFNNVLVKMNEALKNVSTPQPATADTAAAATVDTVKAGKAAADTSKEGSLASFMNDSAKDKNGKVDSAKLMANAEKEFMKSNPLFGILHPNVTQEGPYPSATIGRILPSDTATFKAYLTLPAVRAVMPKDLVFAFGPENKTDRHGVIEVFGLKINPANPAPRVSGERVVDAKQDFDQNGNAEISMTMDNVGAREWKKLTGELAPKGGAEDDRSNLNYVAVVLDSIVYTAPSIINEIPGGHSQITGSFTVEEAKDLANILKSGKMPAPAKIVQEQIVGPTLGAESIAAGAKSFIISFIVIFVLMLVYYNTAGFVANIALILNLLFTFGILASLGATLTMPGIAGLVLTVGMAVDTNVIIFERIKDELMHGRNYQQAVEHGYKRSYAPILDGHITSLLTAIILFYFGLGPVLGFATTQIIGLLLSLFCGIMISRIVTDYYTNKKRHFEYFTPISRKIFKHAAFDFVGKRKYAYVISGIMILLGASSFIHGFRHGVDFDGGRSFTVRFEQPMKTEEVRDVLEKEFGTEPYVKTIGNTNQLNITTNYKINEQSPEVDKEVTEKLYNGLKKFYDNNVTYEVFSSPRYIVASQTVSPTISDDLRAGAVKATILSLIVIFLYILLRFNKWQYSIGTLFSLLHDVMVTLAVFSYCHDLVPFPLEVDQHFIAAILTVIGFSMNDTVIVFDRIREYFRGGQMKGQSRDTIINKAINDTLSRTVMTSLTVFLTILILFIFGGEVTRGFAFAMLIGVITGTYSSIFVAAPVLVDFDKKNELANESEAIPVKDADKKGLAGAAVKK from the coding sequence ATGCAACTTAAAGGACTGGTTAGATTTTTTGCCGGTGCATTGATCCTTATCTCTGTGTATTACTTGTCTTTCACGTTTCTGGTCCGCAGCTACGAGAGCAAGGTAGACCTGCAAGCCAAAAACGACGTCTTAAAGACGAACAAAAGTGCTGTGGAGAAGTATCCAAACAGTAAAGAGCAACAGGCTTTTTATCAGGATACACTGACTGATCTGATAAAAGTAAGGAGACAAAGGATACTGGATAGCACCAGCAATCAACAGATCGCGGGTTTTCCCTGGTACATAACCTATACTAAAGCCAAGGAAAGAGAGCTGAACCTTGGGCTTGACCTCCAGGGGGGTATGAACGTAGTGCTCGATGTGAGCGTGGAAGATGTGATTCGTTCGCTGAGCGGTCACTCGACTGATGCAGCTTTTAACCAGGCGCTGAGGAATGCAGCTGAAGCAAAAAAGACCAGCCAGTCGGATTTTGTAACATTGTTCGGGCAGGAATACCAGAAGGTAGCTCCTAACGGTCGTCTGGCAACCATTTTTGCCAACGCTTACCAGAAAGACATCAATTTCAACAGCTCTAACGCGGACGTTCTGAAAGTGATCCGTAGCGAAGCAGGAGCTGCCATTAAAAATACTTACCTCGTACTGCAAAAACGTATTGACAAGTTTGGGGTAGCTTCTCCAAACATCAGCCTGGACGAAAGCAAAGGTATTATCTCCGTAGAACTGGCTGGGGTAGACAACCCTGATCGTGTAAGGAAATACCTGCAGGCAAGTGCGAACCTGGAGTTCCGCGAAGTTTACAGAAACGACGCAGATTTCTTTAACAACGTACTGGTGAAGATGAACGAAGCATTGAAAAATGTTTCCACCCCTCAACCAGCCACTGCTGATACTGCTGCTGCTGCTACAGTAGATACTGTAAAAGCTGGCAAAGCTGCTGCTGATACTTCTAAAGAAGGTAGCCTTGCTTCCTTCATGAATGATTCTGCAAAGGATAAGAACGGTAAAGTTGACTCTGCCAAGCTGATGGCGAACGCAGAAAAGGAATTCATGAAGTCTAACCCACTGTTTGGTATTCTGCATCCGAACGTTACACAGGAAGGTCCATATCCTAGTGCTACTATCGGTAGAATCCTCCCTTCTGACACTGCTACCTTCAAAGCTTACCTGACATTGCCTGCGGTGAGAGCCGTAATGCCTAAAGACCTGGTATTTGCTTTTGGTCCTGAAAATAAAACAGATCGCCATGGTGTGATCGAAGTATTTGGTCTGAAAATCAATCCGGCTAACCCAGCTCCACGTGTAAGCGGTGAAAGAGTTGTAGATGCTAAACAGGATTTCGACCAGAATGGTAATGCTGAGATCAGCATGACTATGGATAACGTAGGTGCGAGAGAATGGAAAAAGCTGACCGGCGAACTGGCTCCTAAAGGTGGCGCAGAAGACGATCGCAGCAACCTGAACTATGTAGCGGTGGTACTGGATAGCATCGTTTACACAGCTCCTTCTATTATTAATGAAATTCCTGGAGGTCACTCCCAGATCACTGGTAGCTTTACCGTTGAAGAGGCGAAAGACCTTGCAAATATCCTGAAATCAGGTAAAATGCCTGCTCCGGCTAAAATCGTTCAGGAGCAGATTGTCGGACCAACCCTGGGTGCTGAATCTATCGCAGCTGGTGCTAAATCCTTCATCATTTCCTTCATCGTGATCTTCGTACTGATGCTGGTATATTATAATACTGCTGGTTTCGTTGCAAACATCGCGCTGATACTGAACCTGCTGTTCACCTTCGGTATTCTTGCTTCGCTCGGTGCGACGCTAACGATGCCTGGTATAGCCGGTCTGGTACTGACTGTAGGTATGGCCGTAGATACGAACGTAATCATCTTTGAACGTATTAAGGACGAACTGATGCATGGCAGAAATTACCAGCAGGCGGTGGAACATGGTTACAAGCGTTCTTATGCGCCTATACTGGATGGTCACATCACCTCCCTGCTCACTGCGATTATCCTGTTCTACTTCGGTCTAGGTCCTGTACTGGGCTTTGCTACCACTCAGATCATCGGTCTGTTACTGTCCCTGTTCTGTGGTATCATGATCTCCCGTATCGTAACTGATTACTATACCAACAAGAAACGTCACTTCGAATATTTCACTCCTATTTCCAGGAAGATCTTCAAGCATGCAGCTTTTGACTTCGTAGGTAAGAGAAAGTATGCTTATGTGATCTCTGGTATCATGATCCTGCTGGGTGCCTCTTCCTTCATTCACGGTTTCCGTCACGGTGTTGACTTTGATGGTGGTCGTAGTTTCACTGTTCGTTTCGAACAGCCTATGAAGACAGAAGAAGTACGTGACGTACTGGAAAAAGAATTTGGTACAGAGCCGTATGTGAAAACTATCGGTAACACTAACCAGCTGAACATTACTACCAACTATAAGATCAACGAACAGAGTCCTGAAGTTGATAAGGAAGTAACTGAGAAACTGTACAATGGTCTGAAGAAATTCTACGATAATAATGTGACTTATGAAGTATTCTCTTCACCCCGTTACATCGTAGCTTCCCAGACAGTATCACCAACCATCTCTGATGACCTGCGTGCAGGTGCGGTGAAAGCGACGATCCTGTCACTGATAGTGATCTTCCTGTACATCCTGTTACGATTCAACAAATGGCAGTATTCTATCGGTACCCTCTTCTCCCTGTTGCATGACGTGATGGTAACACTGGCGGTATTCTCTTATTGCCATGATCTCGTACCGTTCCCACTGGAAGTTGACCAGCACTTCATTGCGGCAATACTAACGGTGATAGGTTTCTCCATGAACGATACCGTGATCGTATTTGACCGTATCCGTGAGTACTTCCGCGGTGGTCAGATGAAGGGTCAGTCAAGAGACACCATCATCAACAAGGCGATCAACGATACACTGAGCCGTACAGTAATGACGTCTCTGACAGTATTCCTGACCATCCTGATTCTCTTCATCTTTGGTGGTGAGGTAACCCGTGGTTTCGCATTTGCGATGCTGATTGGTGTAATAACCGGTACTTACTCATCTATTTTCGTAGCTGCACCGGTTCTGGTGGACTTCGACAAAAAGAATGAGCTGGCTAATGAAAGCGAAGCAATTCCTGTAAAAGATGCAGATAAGAAAGGCTTAGCTGGCGCAGCTGTTAAGAAATAG
- a CDS encoding serine hydrolase: MQTSNYLPQDSFLDSLLKSQATRLGPVFADPERYRLQLIYTRIDRDGHNYPHCTDFSYNLDKNTYFYPASTIKLAATALALEKLNDLSIRGLDRHTPMITGSMPGATPAVLTDASSPSGFPSIGNYIKKILIVSDNDAFNRLYEFIGQEAFNKSLWAKGYPWAQIRHRLGVTGISPEKNRYTNPITFRRGRKVIYQQPGLYSSLTFSPRYDLVGKAYYNEQNELVETPMDASEKNRICLADLHGILKSIIFPDLVTKSQRFRLNDDDYGFLYHCMSAQPEESEQPTFDSAAFHHNYVKFLLFGAEKNNNISGNVRSFNKPGWAYGTLTDVAYIADFAHQIEFMLSTTVYVNDNTGILSDENYQFKQIGEPFMQALGELIYNYERQRPRIYRPDLSLFKIDYSNKIF, from the coding sequence ATGCAAACCTCCAATTACCTTCCCCAAGACTCTTTTTTAGATTCCCTGCTAAAATCACAGGCAACCCGCCTTGGACCTGTATTTGCCGACCCCGAAAGATACCGGCTCCAGCTGATCTATACGAGGATCGACCGGGATGGGCACAATTACCCTCATTGCACTGATTTTAGCTATAATCTGGACAAAAATACCTATTTCTACCCCGCCTCTACCATAAAACTGGCCGCCACTGCCCTTGCCCTGGAAAAACTGAATGACCTTTCTATCAGGGGACTGGACCGTCATACCCCCATGATCACCGGAAGTATGCCCGGCGCTACCCCGGCCGTCCTCACAGATGCCTCCTCCCCTTCCGGATTCCCCTCCATCGGTAATTATATAAAGAAGATATTGATAGTCAGTGACAACGATGCCTTCAACCGGCTCTATGAATTTATCGGTCAGGAAGCCTTTAATAAAAGCCTCTGGGCCAAAGGGTACCCCTGGGCACAGATCAGACACAGGCTGGGAGTCACCGGTATTTCCCCCGAAAAAAACCGGTACACCAACCCCATTACTTTTCGCAGGGGCAGAAAGGTCATCTACCAGCAACCTGGTCTATACAGCTCCCTCACCTTCTCCCCCAGATATGACCTGGTGGGAAAGGCATACTATAATGAACAAAATGAACTGGTTGAAACCCCAATGGATGCCTCGGAGAAAAACAGGATCTGCCTGGCAGACCTGCACGGTATTTTAAAAAGTATTATTTTTCCTGACCTTGTAACAAAATCACAACGTTTCCGTTTAAATGATGACGATTATGGATTTTTATACCACTGCATGTCAGCACAGCCGGAAGAATCGGAGCAACCAACTTTTGATTCGGCAGCGTTTCATCATAATTACGTGAAGTTTCTGTTGTTTGGTGCAGAGAAAAACAACAATATCAGTGGTAATGTACGCAGCTTTAATAAACCTGGATGGGCATATGGTACATTAACAGACGTGGCCTATATAGCGGACTTTGCCCACCAGATTGAATTTATGTTATCTACAACCGTTTATGTAAATGACAACACTGGAATCCTTTCCGACGAAAATTACCAGTTCAAACAGATAGGCGAACCGTTTATGCAGGCCTTAGGTGAGCTTATATATAATTATGAGCGCCAACGGCCGCGGATATATCGTCCCGACCTGTCCCTGTTCAAAATTGACTATTCCAATAAAATCTTTTGA